A genomic window from Zonotrichia leucophrys gambelii isolate GWCS_2022_RI chromosome 25, RI_Zleu_2.0, whole genome shotgun sequence includes:
- the LOC135457641 gene encoding uncharacterized protein LOC135457641, translating to MAQDPSVSADAASPLFPSLSDQEHPSLARGYLFPETCYNITQAYSTIGPLSGESSTKDVKNLPDKYTCMCINKTAEEGILFKHKNAPILTVKSEICVGHALSKWKLDHNWKVYESRDMVCVCPLTTERDGNYTAQKNGKTCEFKKSRYLSELTCKVQSCSHDFCGWCPIYPSLVENCMPRVKRSSCKELKQLNCMGDNVVRTESKTVTTPRVVTTPGIVTTPRVLPNGESWGQKEERWGGLMPIL from the exons ATGGCCCAAGACCCGTCTGTGTCCGCCGATGCTGCATCTCCGCTGTTTCCGTCGCTCTCGGACCAAGAACACCCGTCGCTGGCCCGGGGCTACTTAT TTCCAGAGACGTGCTACAACATCACCCAAGCATACAGCACAATCGGGCCGCTGTCTGGTGAAAG TAGCACCAAGGACGTGAAAAATTTACCGGACAAGTACACGTGCATGTGCATCAACAAAACTGCAGAAGAGGGAATACTCTTCAAACATAAAAACGCACCCATCCTGACTGTGAAGTCTGAAATCTGCGTTGGTCATGCATTAAGTAAATGGAAATTGGACCATAATTGGAAAGTCTACGAGAGCAGAGACATGGTCTGCGTATGCCCACTTACGACAGAACGTGATGGGAACTACACTGCACAGAAGAATGGAAAAACATGCGAATTCAAGAAATCCA GGTATCTGTCAGAGCTCACTTGCAAGGTCCAGAGCTGCTCACACGACTTCTGCGGGTGGTGCCCGATCTACCCCAGCTTGGTTGAGAACTGCATGCCGCGGGTGAAGAGATCATCCTGCAAGGAGCTGAAGCAGCTGAACTGCATGGGAGACAACGTGGTCAGAACTGAGAGCAAAACCGTCACCACCCCCAGGGTTGTCACCACCCCTGGCATTGTCACCACCCCCAGGGTGCTCCCCAACGGTgagagctggggacagaagGAGGAAAGGTGGGGTGGGCTGATGCCAATCCTCTGA
- the LOC135457642 gene encoding T-lymphocyte surface antigen Ly-9-like encodes MMWPLEGRDGFRGILDLILGCIQRSVKGSHCWNASASDTTELIGVVSGSVTFHSHNPNRNVALWSFGSDPIVTVVFRSPPRLIFFEDKFKTRFAVRENGHALSIRRLRVEDAGTYSVNINRKTSTFTLQVFRKLAELTVTCEAQNCSDRSCSCCLRCSTPGDTGSKECFQSISSTLAQPRAESPMQEVNETSQDGLEPVTCTARNPVSSRDIVVTTPGCSAQVRAGDSWIGIGVGIIAGVEIALLLSIFLVSYRKYKCECGKPSLEPWAAAGGTWERDRARTGSQTCLKGQFSVPTCGTLLHGRPCCPGYRGFRPRSAITGAPFPSRPTGTPSSVTARAHRQEKPRSVFPEAPF; translated from the exons ATGATGTGGCcactggagggaagggatgggtTCAGAGGGATCCTGGACcttatcctgggctgcatccaaagaaGTGTGAAGGGTTCTCATTGCTGGAAtg CGAGCGCCAGCGACACCACGGAGCTGATCGGTGTCGTGAGCGGCTCTGTGACCTTCCACAGCCACAACCCCAACAGAAACGTGGCCCTCTGGAGCTTTGGGAGCGATCCCATCGTGACCGTGGTGTTCAGGAGCCCTCCTCGGCTCATATTTTTCGAAGACAAATTCAAAACCCGTTTTGCCGTCCGCGAGAACGGCCACGCGCTCAGCATCCGCCGGCTGAGGGTGGAGGATGCCGGCACCTACTCTGTGAACATCAATAGAAAAACATCCACCTTCACCCTGCAGGTGTTCA GGAAGCTGGCAGAGCTCACGGTGACCTGCGAGGCGCAGAACTGCTcggacaggagctgcagctgctgcctgcgcTGCTCCACACCCGGAGACACCGGCAGTAAGGAATGCTTCCAGAGCATCTCCTCCACCTTGGCTCAGCCGAGGGCTGAGAGCCCCATGCAGGAGGTGAATGAAACATCCCAGGATGGGCTGGAGCCGGTGACGTGCACGGCACGGAAccctgtcagcagcagggacaTCGTCGTCaccaccccaggctgctctgcgcaggtgagagctggggacag CTGGATCGGGATCGGCGTCGGCATCATAGCCGGGGTTGAAATCGCGTTGCTTTTATCGATTTTCCTCGTGTCCTACCGTAAATATAAATGTGAGTGTGGGAAACCATccctggagccctgggcagcagcaggtgggacctgggagagggacagagccaga ACTGGCTCCCAAACGTGTCTGAAGGGCCAGTTCAGCGTCCCCACCTGTGGGACACTTCTCCATGGACG TCCGTGCTGCCCCGGCTACCGCGGTTTCCGGCCCCGTTCCGCCATCACGGGGGCCCCGTTCCCCTCCCGCCCTACGGGCACGCCCAGCAGCGTCACTGCGCGCGCGCACAGGCAAGAAAAACCACGGTCGGTATTTCCGGAGGCGCCATTTTAG